TCAAAACGGCGACTCATCATCAGGGGTGCGCATCACCCAAATGGTGGTCGTAGTCCAATAGGAAACCATGGAAAGGCGGTCGTAGTCTAGTTTGGTCTAGGACATCAGCCTGCCACGCTGACGACCCGGGTTCAAATCTCGGCGACCGCACCACTAAATTTTACCCACCTTTTTGATTAACATTTTTAGGTTAGGCATTTAAGGATGCAGTGCATTAAGCAAACCCATAACATTAGTGATTTAACATGCCGTATGACAGGGAAGCACTCGAAAAATTCCGCCAATCAGGCAAAATCCTGCGGGAAACACGCGAAGAAATGAGATGCATCGTCGAGGAAAACATGCTTGCCATAGACATTTGCGAAAAAATAGAAGGGCTTATCCGCAAAAAAGGTGGCAAACCAGCGTTTCCCGTCAACGTCAGCATCAATGAGGTTGCGGCGCATTATACTTCACCGCCCGATGACACTTTGCGGATTCCTGAAGGCTCCACTGTTAAAGTGGATTTAGGAGTTCACATCGATGGCTACGTGACAGATACGGCATTCACGGTTAGCTTTAACGCTGAAGGCAGAGCCATGGCAACAACCGCTGAGTATGCATTGCAAACTGCAATTGATAACATTCATGGCGGTATGACGCTGGGTAAAATCGGCGGTTTAATCGAGAATGCTGTTAGAAACCGCGGTTACAAACCCATAAATAACTTAACAGGGCACTCAGTTGGCAGGTACCTCATTCACGCGGGCACATCCATCCCAAATGTGTCACAAGTATCCCTTACCAAAGTTCATACAGGTGAAATCTATGCCATAGAACCCTTCGTCACCCTGCCAGACGCCGTCGCGCATGTTGATGACAGCCCAGTAACAACCATTTACCGCTTGGTTAAAGCTAAATCAACTAAGAGTTTGTCTGCAAAAAAACTACTCAAACACATTGAAACTAACTTTAGAACATTGCCCTTTGCTGAGCGCTGGCTCGTTGGCGTTGTGCCCCAAGAGTTGCATAAAGCGGCGTTTAAGGAATTGCTTGCTTCAAAATCAGTTATGAGCTATCCTGTTTTTGTTGAGGTTAGCAAAAAGCCTGTGGCACAAGCTGAACACACAATATTGATAAAGGATGATGGGTGTGAAGTGCTGACCTAAAAAGAATAGGTTTTTTCTTTTTCTTTAACTTCTTTGTAGATGGCAGTAATCATCTGCTTTGTTTCTGGGCACTTCTGGCATGGTTCCAACTCTTTAAAGACGTAGTCGCCGCGTTGGAATTCACGGACATTTTTTGTACCGCACTTTTTACATTCAATTGTAGTCATGACTTTAGGAATCTCGATTTTCATTTCGGAAGCCTGCCTTTTTGATTGATAGAACGTGAGTACGGACATGACTATGGCAATTAAGCCGATGGCAGAGAGTATGGCTGCGGCGAAGATATCGCCTGTGAGGTAGGCGTTGCTTGCGAGGAGCAGTGCTGCTATAGAGAGACCTATGACGACGATTACTATTAGCGTCACCATGTTTGAGATTTTTGCGGTTTGAGGTGAAGTTTGGTTTTCCTTTTGCGCCATGATATTTCGCCTCATCACTGCCCCACTCCTATAGAGTTGCCTACGCCAACGATTATGACTTTGTCTCCCTCTTTGGTACGTTCCAGTATAACAGATTTAACACGGTCAATGACTTTATCGGCTGCATCATTGATTTCTTTGCGCATCGGTGAAACCGCGTCACCAATGTCTTCTTTAACTATGACAGCGTTAATTGGAATATGATATTTTGTTAACTTTTCTTCTATTTTATACTGGTCCACGCCAGGTCCCCCAATTGCTGCGCCGATGCCTTCAGAGACTTCACCGACGGTCTCGCCTTCCAGTTTCAAACCAGCGTCAATCATTATGACGTTTGCGATTTTTCCCTCGTTTTCTTCAATGACTGCTTCAACAGCGTCTCCTGGTTTGCCAACGTTCCCGCCTGGGCCTTCAGCTTTTATGACAATGGCTGTTCGCCCTTCGATTGGAACAGTCGCCATAACGCAGTCTTTAGGGAGTGCGCGTATTTCATACCCGTGCATAAGTT
This genomic stretch from Candidatus Bathyarchaeota archaeon harbors:
- the map gene encoding type II methionyl aminopeptidase, with translation MPYDREALEKFRQSGKILRETREEMRCIVEENMLAIDICEKIEGLIRKKGGKPAFPVNVSINEVAAHYTSPPDDTLRIPEGSTVKVDLGVHIDGYVTDTAFTVSFNAEGRAMATTAEYALQTAIDNIHGGMTLGKIGGLIENAVRNRGYKPINNLTGHSVGRYLIHAGTSIPNVSQVSLTKVHTGEIYAIEPFVTLPDAVAHVDDSPVTTIYRLVKAKSTKSLSAKKLLKHIETNFRTLPFAERWLVGVVPQELHKAAFKELLASKSVMSYPVFVEVSKKPVAQAEHTILIKDDGCEVLT
- a CDS encoding DUF4231 domain-containing protein, with amino-acid sequence MAQKENQTSPQTAKISNMVTLIVIVVIGLSIAALLLASNAYLTGDIFAAAILSAIGLIAIVMSVLTFYQSKRQASEMKIEIPKVMTTIECKKCGTKNVREFQRGDYVFKELEPCQKCPETKQMITAIYKEVKEKEKTYSF